Proteins encoded together in one Kingella oralis window:
- the hprK gene encoding HPr(Ser) kinase/phosphatase: MPSISVRKLYQDNQHKLQLAWAAGAAGGDNRIAVEADRPVLALVGHLNFIHHNQVQVLGIAEVAYLHRLEQAEHHTGLNELFNFPMTLVIVANGLPIPQSLRDYCHTHNTPLLTSKLESPYLMDVLRIYLQRVLAASTIKHGVFLDVFEIGVLLTGKSGLGKSELALELISRGHSLVADDAIELYRTAPENLEGRCPPVLRDFLEVRGLGVLNIRHMFGETAIRPKKTLRLIINLVLADDDYMKTLDRLSIRTETETILNVPVRSVTLPVAAGRNLAVLVEAAVRNYILQRHGKDSTKEFLERHQSMMNKPEENSHENNLD, translated from the coding sequence ATGCCCAGCATTTCCGTGCGCAAGCTCTATCAAGACAACCAACACAAACTCCAACTCGCATGGGCGGCGGGCGCGGCAGGTGGCGACAACCGCATCGCCGTGGAAGCCGACCGCCCTGTGCTTGCGCTGGTGGGGCATCTTAATTTTATCCACCACAACCAAGTGCAAGTGCTGGGCATCGCCGAAGTCGCCTATTTGCACAGGCTGGAACAAGCCGAGCATCACACAGGCTTGAACGAGCTGTTCAACTTTCCGATGACGCTGGTGATTGTCGCCAACGGCTTGCCCATCCCGCAAAGCCTGCGCGATTATTGCCACACGCACAACACGCCGCTGCTCACCTCCAAGCTAGAAAGCCCCTATCTGATGGACGTGCTGCGGATTTATTTGCAGCGCGTGCTTGCCGCCTCCACCATCAAACACGGCGTGTTTTTGGACGTGTTTGAAATCGGCGTGCTGCTCACCGGCAAATCGGGGCTGGGCAAAAGCGAACTCGCGCTGGAACTGATTTCGCGCGGGCACAGCCTGGTTGCCGATGATGCCATTGAGCTGTATCGCACCGCGCCCGAAAACCTGGAAGGCCGCTGCCCGCCCGTGTTGCGCGACTTTTTGGAAGTGCGCGGCTTGGGCGTGCTCAATATCCGCCACATGTTCGGCGAAACCGCCATCCGCCCGAAAAAAACCTTGCGCCTGATTATCAACCTTGTGCTGGCGGATGATGACTACATGAAAACCCTAGACCGCCTCAGCATCCGCACCGAAACCGAAACGATATTGAACGTCCCCGTCCGCTCGGTAACGCTGCCCGTTGCCGCAGGGCGCAACCTAGCCGTGCTGGTGGAAGCCGCCGTGCGCAACTACATCCTGCAACGCCACGGCAAAGACAGCACCAAAGAAT
- a CDS encoding IS1595 family transposase: protein MKITHCKLKKSIRKKLLQFFVLEVTARSAADLLGIHPNSAALFYRKIREVISYYLSLEANTVFDGTVELDESYFGGHRKGKRGRGAAGKVAVFGILKRGGKVYTVVVKNAKRETLMPVITKKIMPDSIVYTDCLSSYDVLDVSGFTHHRINHSKLFADKQNHINGIENFWNQAKRVLRKYNGIDRKSFPLFLKECEFRFNFGTPSEQLKVLRRWCGI, encoded by the coding sequence ATGAAGATAACCCATTGTAAACTAAAAAAGAGTATACGAAAAAAGTTGCTCCAATTTTTTGTACTTGAAGTAACCGCCCGTTCGGCTGCTGATTTGTTGGGCATTCACCCCAATTCAGCAGCACTGTTCTACCGCAAAATCCGCGAAGTCATCAGCTACTATCTTTCATTGGAAGCCAATACAGTTTTTGATGGTACGGTTGAGCTAGATGAGAGTTACTTCGGCGGACATCGCAAAGGCAAACGCGGACGCGGAGCAGCAGGAAAAGTAGCTGTCTTTGGTATTCTTAAGCGTGGTGGTAAAGTTTATACCGTAGTAGTGAAGAATGCCAAAAGAGAAACCTTAATGCCTGTTATCACAAAGAAAATCATGCCTGATAGTATTGTTTATACCGATTGTTTGAGCAGCTATGATGTGTTGGATGTAAGTGGTTTTACCCACCACCGTATTAACCACAGCAAACTGTTTGCTGACAAACAAAACCACATCAACGGCATTGAAAATTTTTGGAATCAGGCGAAACGTGTTCTGCGTAAATACAATGGAATTGACCGTAAATCTTTCCCATTATTCTTGAAAGAATGCGAGTTTCGTTTTAACTTTGGCACACCGTCTGAACAGCTTAAAGTGCTGCGCAGATGGTGTGGTATTTAG
- the ptsN gene encoding PTS IIA-like nitrogen regulatory protein PtsN, with protein sequence MTSLADILPVSHIILDAEISSKKRLFECVAQLLAEQSGLPQAEVFDCLVARERLGSTALGQGVAMPHGRHASVPAATGAFVRLKTPIEFDAPDNKPVSLVFVLLVPKAATSEHLELLGHLAGLFNEKSVREALHSCQTPEEARALLLA encoded by the coding sequence ATGACCTCTCTTGCAGACATTCTTCCCGTTTCCCATATTATTTTAGACGCTGAAATCAGCAGCAAAAAACGCCTATTTGAATGCGTGGCGCAGTTGCTTGCCGAGCAAAGCGGCTTGCCCCAAGCCGAAGTGTTTGATTGCCTTGTGGCGCGTGAGCGGCTGGGTTCAACCGCGCTGGGGCAGGGCGTTGCCATGCCGCATGGGCGACACGCCAGCGTGCCTGCGGCAACGGGGGCGTTTGTGCGTCTGAAAACGCCGATTGAATTTGATGCGCCTGATAACAAGCCTGTGTCGCTGGTGTTTGTGTTGCTGGTGCCCAAGGCGGCGACCAGCGAGCATTTGGAACTGCTGGGGCATCTGGCGGGGCTGTTCAACGAAAAAAGCGTGCGCGAAGCCTTGCACTCTTGCCAAACGCCCGAGGAAGCGCGGGCGTTGTTGTTGGCATAA
- the dusA gene encoding tRNA dihydrouridine(20/20a) synthase DusA, protein MKNNELVDIKKKRRLSIAPMLDWTDRHFRYLARQISRHTWLYTEMINAGAIIHGDPARFLAYNESEHPIALQLGGSDPAQLAQAAKKVAQYQYDEINLNCGCPSPRVQKGAFGACLMNDVGLVADCLNAMQQAAPDCEITVKHRIGVDKQTEYRIVRDFVGTLREKTPVRTYIVHARNAWLDGLSPKENRDIPPLKYHYVYQLKQDFPDLEIIINGGIKTNAEIAEHLRHVDGVMIGREAYHNTMIMRDWDRLFYDSRQPEISYPELIQRLYAYAQTQLAAGRGTILRHMARHYLGLMHGLHGARAWRQMLSDAELLKANRAELILEAWAEVEKGL, encoded by the coding sequence ATGAAAAATAATGAATTAGTTGATATTAAAAAGAAAAGACGGTTGAGTATTGCGCCGATGCTGGACTGGACTGACCGCCATTTCCGCTATCTTGCGCGGCAAATTAGCCGCCACACATGGCTTTACACCGAAATGATTAACGCAGGCGCGATTATCCACGGCGACCCTGCGCGTTTTTTAGCGTACAACGAGAGCGAACACCCCATCGCCTTACAACTGGGCGGCAGCGACCCCGCGCAGCTGGCGCAGGCGGCGAAAAAAGTCGCGCAATACCAATACGATGAAATCAACCTCAACTGCGGCTGCCCCAGCCCGCGCGTGCAAAAAGGCGCGTTTGGCGCGTGTTTGATGAACGATGTGGGCTTGGTTGCCGACTGCCTGAACGCCATGCAGCAAGCCGCGCCCGATTGCGAGATTACGGTAAAACACCGCATCGGCGTGGACAAGCAGACCGAATACCGCATCGTGCGCGATTTTGTGGGCACGCTGCGCGAGAAAACGCCCGTGCGCACTTATATCGTGCACGCGCGCAACGCATGGCTGGACGGCTTGTCGCCCAAAGAAAACCGCGACATCCCGCCGCTGAAATATCACTATGTTTATCAATTAAAACAAGACTTTCCCGATTTGGAAATCATCATCAACGGCGGCATCAAAACCAACGCCGAAATCGCCGAACACCTGCGCCATGTGGATGGCGTGATGATTGGGCGCGAGGCGTATCACAACACCATGATTATGCGCGATTGGGATAGGCTGTTTTACGACAGCAGGCAGCCTGAAATCAGCTACCCCGAGCTGATACAACGGCTCTACGCCTACGCGCAAACGCAGCTGGCTGCGGGGCGCGGTACGATTTTGCGCCACATGGCGCGCCACTATCTCGGCTTGATGCACGGTCTGCACGGCGCGCGCGCATGGCGGCAGATGTTGTCCGATGCCGAATTGTTGAAAGCCAATCGCGCGGAGTTGATTTTGGAAGCGTGGGCGGAGGTGGAAAAGGGGTTGTGA
- a CDS encoding tyrosine-type recombinase/integrase, whose product MGSIVKRINPSGKTVYRAQIRIDRAAYPKYAESRTFSERRLAAAWLKKREAELEANPELLYYGGKKQTIPTLAQAIERYFSEPAATEFGRTKTATLKFLSGYPIAKLPLDKIRRADIAAHINQRRDGWGGFLPVKPQTVNNDLQYIRSMLKHAHFVWGLNVNWAEIDLAIEGARRARLIGKSEERMRLATAQELQALTTHFYQQWTTRPNSTKFPMHLIMWFAIYSCRREAEITRLAWVDYDKTAGDWLVRDLKSPSGSKGNHARFLVNDKLRQVIAAFRQPEIQNRLKWREMQPETWLIGGDSKSISASFTRACKLLGIEDLRFHDLRHEGATRLAEDGLTVPQMQQITLHQSWKTLQRYVNLATRPRENRLDFADALAVAQQKAA is encoded by the coding sequence ATGGGCAGCATTGTTAAACGTATCAACCCATCGGGCAAAACGGTTTACCGAGCACAAATTCGCATTGACCGTGCGGCTTATCCGAAATACGCGGAAAGCCGCACATTTAGCGAACGCCGTTTAGCGGCGGCTTGGCTTAAAAAACGCGAAGCCGAGCTGGAAGCCAACCCTGAATTGCTGTACTACGGCGGCAAAAAACAAACCATCCCCACCTTGGCGCAGGCGATTGAACGCTATTTTTCCGAGCCAGCGGCAACGGAATTTGGGCGCACAAAAACAGCAACCTTGAAATTTCTATCGGGCTATCCGATTGCCAAGTTGCCGTTAGACAAAATCCGCCGGGCTGATATTGCGGCGCATATCAACCAACGGCGCGATGGATGGGGCGGCTTTTTACCCGTCAAACCGCAAACCGTCAATAACGATTTACAGTACATCCGCAGCATGTTGAAGCACGCGCATTTCGTGTGGGGCTTGAATGTGAACTGGGCGGAGATAGATTTGGCGATTGAGGGCGCACGGCGGGCGCGGCTGATTGGCAAAAGCGAGGAGCGGATGCGGCTGGCAACCGCGCAAGAATTGCAGGCATTGACCACCCATTTTTACCAACAATGGACAACGCGACCGAACAGTACCAAATTCCCCATGCACCTGATTATGTGGTTTGCCATTTACTCATGCCGCCGCGAAGCCGAAATCACGCGCCTAGCGTGGGTGGATTACGACAAAACCGCAGGCGATTGGCTGGTGCGTGATTTGAAAAGCCCCAGCGGCAGCAAGGGCAACCACGCCCGCTTTTTGGTAAACGACAAGCTGCGCCAAGTGATTGCCGCATTCAGACAGCCTGAAATTCAAAACCGCCTAAAATGGCGCGAGATGCAGCCTGAAACATGGCTGATTGGCGGCGACAGCAAAAGCATCAGCGCGTCTTTCACACGCGCGTGCAAATTGTTGGGCATTGAGGATTTGCGCTTTCACGACCTGCGCCACGAAGGCGCGACCCGCCTTGCCGAGGACGGCTTGACCGTGCCGCAGATGCAGCAAATCACGCTGCACCAAAGCTGGAAAACCTTGCAGCGTTATGTGAACCTTGCCACGCGACCGCGCGAAAACCGCCTAGACTTTGCCGATGCGCTTGCTGTCGCGCAACAAAAGGCAGCCTGA
- a CDS encoding phage portal protein, whose protein sequence is MFDFLKFKRKSAPALPQAASADVFSYSDVLGEFSVFDFLGVVDNGRFFEMPVSLVDLERLLRSGVHHASAIYAKINILKVTFTPTRFLSRSEFEKFAFNYLVLGNGYLEIQRNRFGVPVSVQNRLAMYMRRASNLHDFVYLRYGMGLGLGLNYDEIAGEDVIHVMQPNLKQEVYGLPYYLAALDSVDLNAAATRFRVRYYQNGSHAGFILYSTDAKIDEEGWANIKEQLRQAKGNGNFKNIVIRSPDGSPDGLKLIPIAEVAAKDDFLNIKTISAEDMMAIHRVPPALMGVVPKNTSGLGDAETVARVFATNEVKPLQQTFLDINERVGLELFKFDDYVIA, encoded by the coding sequence ATGTTTGATTTTTTGAAGTTTAAGCGCAAAAGCGCACCTGCTCTGCCGCAAGCCGCATCTGCGGATGTGTTCAGCTATTCGGATGTGTTGGGCGAATTTAGCGTGTTTGATTTTTTGGGCGTGGTGGACAACGGGCGGTTTTTTGAGATGCCCGTGTCGCTGGTGGATTTGGAGCGGCTGCTGCGCTCGGGCGTGCACCATGCCAGCGCGATATACGCCAAAATCAATATCCTAAAAGTTACGTTCACGCCCACGCGCTTTTTGAGCCGCTCGGAGTTTGAAAAATTTGCCTTTAATTATTTGGTGCTGGGCAATGGGTATTTGGAAATCCAGCGCAACCGCTTTGGCGTGCCCGTGTCGGTGCAAAACCGTTTGGCAATGTACATGCGCCGAGCCAGCAATCTGCACGATTTTGTGTATCTGCGCTATGGCATGGGGCTAGGATTGGGCTTGAACTACGATGAAATCGCAGGCGAGGACGTGATTCATGTGATGCAGCCCAACTTGAAACAGGAAGTGTATGGCTTGCCCTATTACTTGGCGGCGTTGGACAGCGTGGATTTGAACGCGGCGGCTACGCGCTTTCGGGTGCGCTATTATCAAAATGGCTCGCACGCGGGGTTTATCTTGTATTCCACCGATGCCAAGATTGACGAGGAGGGCTGGGCAAACATCAAAGAACAGCTACGCCAAGCCAAAGGCAACGGCAATTTTAAAAATATTGTCATCCGCTCGCCCGACGGCAGCCCCGACGGCTTAAAGCTGATTCCGATTGCGGAAGTGGCAGCGAAAGATGATTTTTTGAACATCAAGACGATTTCGGCGGAGGATATGATGGCGATTCACCGCGTGCCGCCTGCGCTAATGGGGGTTGTGCCCAAAAACACGAGCGGGCTGGGCGATGCGGAAACGGTGGCGCGGGTGTTTGCCACCAACGAAGTCAAACCGCTGCAACAGACATTTTTGGATATTAACGAGCGCGTGGGCTTGGAGCTGTTTAAGTTTGATGATTATGTGATTGCCTGA
- a CDS encoding terminase large subunit domain-containing protein, with protein MADVFMADVFALNPLSNVEPRVAARQLFWQGHRITDIARALGLKPTTVYSWKMRDNWEGGTPMVRVAMSAETRLHALIAQPKKSDADYKEMKNLSALLAGYPRQNGQPETALPAQFEAGEAAPPAKRERVRSNRKAQPNVFSPEQAAKLEELFLEQLFDYQRVWLKQQVRFRHLLKSRQIGATFFFAREALVDAVKTGKNKVFLSASQAQAFIFKNYMRKLAGMVDVELKGSDVITLGNGAELHFLGTNSRTAQGRNGDLYVDEYFWIPDFKRLRDLANPMASQKRYRITYFSTPSTTSHPAYDFWTGAEFNVGRAESERIKLDVSPAALAAGRHDPDGKWRQVVTLDDAERGGCNLFDREQLMLENAPAQFRQLFMCEFVEDGDGVFNWADVQGCLVDSFVEWGDFYKPFAAKPVGDLPVWLSYDPADAGDAAALVVVLAPRFSGDAFRIVERHLLHGNDFEAQANFIRETMRRFNVRKIVVDKTGLGAALVQLVAKFFPAVVGVQYTQPEKALMVNKMFDLMRKNRVQWETEHRDITAAFLSIKTVATASGRNMTYVSARSRELSHSDVAWAALQCFYQEPLGGDVSSGSFVYSF; from the coding sequence ATGGCGGATGTTTTTATGGCGGATGTTTTCGCACTTAATCCTTTGTCCAACGTTGAGCCGCGCGTGGCGGCGCGGCAATTGTTTTGGCAGGGACACAGAATCACCGATATTGCGCGCGCACTGGGCTTGAAGCCCACCACGGTTTACTCGTGGAAAATGCGGGATAACTGGGAGGGCGGCACGCCGATGGTGCGCGTGGCGATGAGCGCGGAAACCCGCTTGCATGCGCTGATTGCCCAGCCCAAAAAATCGGATGCCGACTATAAAGAAATGAAAAACCTCTCAGCATTGCTGGCGGGCTATCCGCGCCAAAATGGGCAGCCTGAAACGGCATTGCCTGCCCAGTTTGAGGCGGGCGAAGCTGCACCGCCCGCGAAGCGTGAGCGCGTGCGCAGCAATCGCAAGGCGCAGCCCAATGTGTTTTCGCCTGAGCAAGCAGCAAAATTGGAGGAATTGTTTTTAGAACAGTTGTTTGACTATCAACGCGTGTGGTTAAAACAGCAGGTGCGTTTTCGGCATTTGCTGAAATCGCGCCAAATTGGGGCGACGTTTTTCTTTGCGCGCGAAGCTCTGGTGGATGCCGTGAAAACAGGCAAAAATAAGGTATTTTTGTCGGCATCGCAGGCGCAGGCGTTTATTTTTAAAAACTACATGCGCAAGCTTGCAGGCATGGTGGATGTGGAATTAAAGGGATCGGATGTGATTACGCTGGGCAACGGCGCGGAATTGCATTTTTTGGGGACAAACTCGCGCACAGCGCAGGGGCGCAATGGCGATTTGTATGTGGATGAGTATTTTTGGATTCCCGATTTCAAGCGTTTGCGCGATTTGGCAAACCCGATGGCATCGCAAAAACGCTATCGCATCACTTATTTTTCCACGCCGTCCACCACTTCGCACCCCGCTTATGATTTTTGGACAGGGGCGGAATTTAACGTGGGGCGGGCGGAATCGGAGCGGATTAAGCTGGATGTGTCGCCGGCGGCTTTGGCGGCAGGTCGGCACGACCCTGATGGCAAATGGCGGCAAGTGGTTACGTTGGATGACGCGGAGCGCGGCGGCTGTAATTTGTTTGACCGCGAGCAGTTGATGTTGGAGAACGCGCCCGCGCAGTTTCGCCAGTTGTTTATGTGCGAATTTGTGGAGGATGGCGACGGCGTGTTTAACTGGGCGGACGTGCAAGGCTGCTTGGTGGACAGCTTTGTGGAGTGGGGCGATTTTTATAAGCCGTTTGCGGCAAAGCCCGTGGGCGATTTGCCCGTGTGGTTGAGTTACGACCCAGCGGATGCGGGCGATGCGGCGGCTTTGGTGGTGGTGCTGGCTCCGCGTTTTTCGGGCGACGCGTTTCGTATCGTGGAGCGGCATTTGTTGCATGGCAACGATTTTGAGGCACAAGCCAATTTTATCCGCGAGACGATGCGCCGCTTCAACGTGCGCAAGATTGTGGTGGACAAAACGGGACTGGGCGCGGCGTTGGTGCAGCTAGTGGCAAAATTTTTCCCTGCCGTAGTGGGCGTGCAATATACGCAGCCTGAAAAGGCGTTGATGGTCAATAAAATGTTTGATTTGATGCGCAAAAACCGCGTGCAATGGGAAACCGAGCATCGCGATATAACGGCGGCGTTTCTGAGCATCAAAACGGTGGCCACGGCGAGCGGGCGCAACATGACTTATGTGTCGGCGCGCTCGCGCGAGCTGAGCCATTCGGATGTCGCGTGGGCGGCGTTGCAGTGTTTTTATCAGGAGCCGTTGGGCGGCGATGTGTCCTCGGGTTCGTTTGTTTATTCGTTTTGA
- a CDS encoding GPO family capsid scaffolding protein, producing the protein MASEPTPTPQPEPTPTPQPKNTTQTDWRIIGVSGDTIDGREISAEQLTQMAEDYNPKVYGARINIEHSNYWWNSDSGGLGDVIELKTEAWEQDTSKTALLAKFSVYPAMQKLWDAGRKIYTSMEIHHNFANTKRAYLTGLAITDTPASLGTTANFSYAKQHTDNKGKAFSEYREFSHNEHANPSTPNPESPSMNTNTEPQAANPQTNQATPTPPAQPETQPENHASAPVAPATTNVATEPAPSVTQLQAQIIALQSELTELKTQLNTEAHTGNRAPHTGNDAPTPAIW; encoded by the coding sequence ATGGCAAGCGAACCTACCCCAACACCCCAACCTGAACCAACTCCAACACCACAACCCAAAAACACCACGCAAACCGACTGGCGCATCATCGGCGTGTCAGGCGACACCATAGACGGGCGCGAGATTTCCGCCGAGCAACTAACCCAAATGGCGGAGGACTACAACCCAAAAGTCTATGGCGCACGCATCAACATTGAGCACAGCAACTACTGGTGGAACAGCGACAGCGGCGGCTTGGGCGATGTGATTGAACTCAAAACCGAAGCATGGGAGCAAGACACAAGCAAAACTGCGCTGCTCGCCAAATTCAGCGTGTACCCCGCCATGCAAAAACTGTGGGATGCGGGGCGCAAAATCTATACCAGCATGGAAATCCACCACAATTTTGCCAACACCAAACGTGCCTACCTCACAGGCTTAGCCATCACCGACACCCCCGCTAGCTTGGGCACGACCGCCAATTTCAGCTACGCCAAGCAACACACCGACAACAAAGGCAAAGCATTCAGCGAATACCGCGAATTTAGCCACAATGAACACGCCAACCCCTCTACTCCTAACCCAGAAAGCCCCAGTATGAACACCAACACCGAACCCCAAGCAGCGAATCCACAAACCAATCAAGCCACCCCCACTCCCCCAGCGCAGCCTGAAACGCAGCCTGAAAACCATGCCAGCGCACCTGTTGCGCCGGCAACCACCAACGTTGCCACCGAACCCGCGCCCAGCGTTACCCAACTGCAAGCGCAAATCATCGCCTTGCAATCGGAGCTTACCGAGCTGAAAACCCAACTCAACACCGAAGCACACACCGGCAATCGCGCCCCGCACACGGGCAACGATGCGCCAACGCCTGCCATTTGGTAA
- a CDS encoding phage major capsid protein, P2 family, with amino-acid sequence MNKNLLTTAIATLFSQIAQTNHISKEQVQSGYTIAPAAVQTMYDQIAQNTELLQHINLVGKTEQLGEVIGLSSGLVASNTDTTQSGNERQPKSIHNLEGQKYTLQQTNFDVALRYDEIDQWAHITDFPARINNKIAESIALSLITIGMNGKERAKTTNFTSNPLLQDVAKGWLQKMRENNAARVMGWQAGQVGKTAQEIKWGSAQTAEYKNLDAVVKDAIDSLIDERFADRNDFVVLSSRRTVSDKYLSIINASGSKATEIEASGRLNQSRTLGGYPVMYVPNMPANTLLITPLKNLSIYYQTTGERRYIVDNPKKDQLESYQSKNIDYIVEEYGAAVLIENLAETNA; translated from the coding sequence ATGAACAAAAACCTGCTCACCACCGCGATTGCCACCCTGTTTAGCCAAATCGCCCAAACCAACCACATCAGCAAAGAGCAAGTGCAAAGCGGCTACACCATCGCACCTGCTGCCGTGCAAACCATGTACGACCAAATTGCCCAAAACACCGAGCTGTTGCAACACATCAACCTTGTGGGCAAAACCGAACAACTGGGCGAAGTGATTGGTTTGTCCAGCGGCTTGGTGGCATCCAACACCGACACCACCCAAAGCGGCAACGAACGCCAGCCCAAATCCATCCACAATTTGGAGGGGCAAAAATACACCCTGCAACAAACCAATTTTGACGTTGCCCTGCGCTACGACGAGATTGACCAATGGGCGCACATCACCGATTTCCCCGCGCGCATCAACAACAAAATCGCCGAAAGCATCGCGCTATCGCTGATTACCATCGGCATGAACGGCAAAGAGCGCGCCAAAACCACCAACTTTACTTCCAACCCTTTATTGCAAGACGTTGCCAAAGGCTGGCTGCAAAAAATGCGCGAAAACAACGCCGCGCGCGTGATGGGCTGGCAAGCCGGGCAAGTCGGCAAAACCGCCCAAGAGATTAAATGGGGCAGCGCGCAAACGGCTGAATACAAAAACTTGGATGCTGTGGTTAAAGATGCCATCGACAGCCTGATTGACGAGCGTTTCGCCGACCGCAACGATTTTGTTGTGTTGTCCAGCCGCCGCACGGTGTCCGACAAATATCTCAGCATCATCAACGCATCGGGCAGCAAAGCCACCGAAATTGAAGCAAGCGGGCGGCTCAACCAATCGCGCACGCTGGGCGGCTACCCTGTGATGTATGTCCCCAACATGCCCGCCAACACGCTGCTCATCACGCCGCTGAAAAACCTGTCTATCTACTATCAGACAACGGGCGAACGCCGCTACATCGTGGACAACCCGAAAAAAGACCAACTGGAAAGCTACCAATCTAAAAACATCGACTACATCGTGGAAGAGTACGGTGCGGCGGTGTTGATTGAGAACTTAGCCGAAACCAACGCCTAA
- the gpM gene encoding phage terminase small subunit, with the protein MASPAQRHRLAHEALAAAQHQSDPSDLTAYQQLQQQYIADKTLLSNLASMQDKIAYKAQALPKYQDWLNSVLQSGQAHPSDTLTPNLLIWQIDCGQLNEAMPLAQFAIEHNLQSSDEYQRNLPTIIIEQYAEQISRGAAIDLEHLNTLVQWATEKQNNQHTHNIPDAVRAKLLKTAGEQLEDSDPQTALVLYQQALGYNEKVGVKKQIEALRKAQH; encoded by the coding sequence ATGGCAAGCCCAGCCCAACGCCACCGCCTCGCCCATGAAGCACTTGCCGCCGCGCAACACCAAAGCGACCCCAGCGATCTGACCGCCTACCAACAACTGCAACAGCAATACATCGCCGATAAAACCCTGCTAAGCAACCTTGCCAGCATGCAAGACAAAATCGCCTACAAAGCCCAAGCCTTGCCCAAATACCAAGACTGGCTGAACAGCGTATTGCAGAGCGGGCAAGCCCACCCCAGCGACACGCTCACGCCCAATTTGCTGATTTGGCAAATTGACTGCGGACAGCTCAACGAAGCGATGCCGCTCGCACAGTTTGCCATTGAGCACAACCTGCAAAGCAGCGACGAATACCAGCGCAACCTGCCCACCATCATCATTGAGCAATACGCCGAGCAAATCAGCCGAGGCGCAGCCATTGACCTCGAGCATCTCAACACCCTAGTGCAATGGGCGACCGAAAAACAAAACAACCAACACACCCATAACATCCCCGATGCTGTGCGCGCCAAGCTGCTCAAAACCGCAGGCGAGCAACTGGAAGACAGCGACCCGCAAACCGCCCTCGTGCTATACCAGCAAGCATTGGGCTACAACGAAAAAGTCGGCGTGAAAAAACAAATCGAAGCCCTGCGCAAAGCCCAACATTAA
- a CDS encoding head completion/stabilization protein — protein MNTPISFTSTPAATQQPEHQSISSDPFFPSINLDHLRQAMRIDNTITSERLFQAAIEATIHVNRQLATLKQHCQLTGKATLAEHAPQQQINGISIWEHRYQQAVYNYTLATLNDQYADYDASGKATARSETKQHNADQYRRSAHAAIADITGKQRTDAELI, from the coding sequence ATGAATACGCCCATCAGCTTTACCAGCACGCCAGCCGCTACCCAGCAGCCTGAACACCAAAGCATTAGCTCCGACCCCTTTTTCCCCAGCATCAACCTTGACCACCTGCGCCAAGCCATGCGCATTGACAACACCATCACCAGCGAGCGGCTTTTTCAGGCTGCCATTGAAGCCACCATCCATGTCAATCGTCAGCTTGCCACGCTCAAACAGCATTGCCAGCTCACAGGCAAAGCCACCCTTGCCGAACACGCGCCGCAGCAGCAAATCAACGGCATCAGCATTTGGGAACACCGCTATCAGCAAGCTGTTTACAACTACACGCTTGCCACCTTAAACGACCAATACGCCGACTACGATGCCAGCGGCAAAGCCACCGCCCGCAGCGAAACCAAGCAGCACAACGCCGACCAATATCGCCGCAGCGCCCACGCCGCCATTGCCGACATCACAGGCAAACAACGCACCGATGCCGAGCTGATTTAG